A window of Pseudomonas putida genomic DNA:
ATGTTTCTGGCGTTTATGATGGGGCTGGTAATTTAATTTCCATGGTGGATGATGCCAATGCTTCAGAAGTTGAGAGGTTCGTAAGTGGCTCGTCCTTGACGGATTTGACCGGCGGTATGCGCAATAAGTTTATGCAGCAGCGGTTGCTCGCGAGTCGGGGGGTTGTGTCCGAAGTTCTCTCCTTCGATTTTTTTGAAGAAGTGGATATGTCTCTATGCGGGCTGTGTCAATTTGGGACGTTATTTTCGAGCGGGTGATGCCATATGTTAATTGCACTTGCTGGTGTTGATGGGTCTGGAAAGTCCACGCAATGCCGACACCTTAAACGCTTTCTGGTGTCCAAGGGGTTGCGTGTCAAAGTCATCGATAAGTGGGAGATTTTGAAGGAGGACACGTTTCCAGAATGTCGGTTTCTAAAGTCGGACCTTGAACAGTTGAGGACATGTATTGCACAAATGCAGGGGGCTTCCCGTGCATTGTTTCTGATGTGGTCAATCGCAACTGTGATGAAGCAGTGCGAGGATAACTCAGAGCAGATTTACATTCTCGACGGCTATTGGATGAAACACATGGCGTCCGAGATATTGTACGGCAATGACGAAGAATGGCTGCTGGGGCTGGCATCGGTCTTGCCGCCTGTCGATAAAGTGCTCTATTTCAACGTCGATGTTTCACGCACTAGCGTCAGAAAGCAAGCTTATACCCCTTATGAGTGCGGGCGGAACGCCGTGAGCCGAGAGGCTTTCTGCATGCACCAAACGGGGCTGAAGGGATTGATGGATCGATGGTCGAAGAGTATGGGCTGGACGATTATCGATGCCAACCAGTCAGAGCCCATCGTCTCCGCTGCCCTGAGGGAAATTCTGATTCCCTTACTGAGGGATTGCTGATGAACCGCTCAGTGGGTCTCATCGGGACTGGGGCGTATGGGGCAGGCTATCTGTCAACGGTTGCTGGCCAACCAGGTGCCCGTGCACATTCATAATCGAACGAAGGAAAAGTCTGTTGATCTGATACGGCAGGGTGCAATTTGGGCAACGGATATGGTTGCTCTGGTGAGAGAAGTACGACTCCTGTTCATCTGCACATCCGGTAGCGAGGCGGTGCAGGACGTTTACTATGCTCGCGATCTGGGCCTGCTTTCTTGTCTGGGAGCTGGCAGTGTAGTAGTTGACATCGGCACGCTCGCGCCCGAAGCAGCCAAAGCATTGCATGCTGCTTTTGTCGAGCAGGGGTCGGATTACATCGAGTGCCCAGTTTCAGGCGGTGTGGAGGGAGCGCTCGCAGGGACATTGAGTGCCATAGTATCGGGCAGGGCAGAGGCTTATGAGTTGGTGCAGCCGCTACTCAAGGTCTTTTGTGCGACGGTCTCCTATGTGACGGAGCCAGGTAAGGCGCAGCGTCTGAAGATCCTCAATAACTTGGCTGAAAGCATCAACCTTGCAGGTGCTATAGAGGTCATTAGCCAAGGATTGGCCCAAGGACTAGATCTGAAGTCCATGGCAGAAGTTTTCACGTCCTGCCGAGGGCGGTCTGCGTATATGGATGTCGCGCTAGGTTATGCACTGTCGGGTGGTGCAACCAGTAATGTCAGCCTTACCGTGCGCTGTAAGGACTTAGACTTGGCGCAGGAGCGATTGCCGAGCGGTCAGGAATATCCGTTTTCAAACTTGGCGATGACGACCTTTCACAAGGTTAAGCAGGTGTGCGGTGAGCAAGGAGACCAGTGCCAATATTTCTCATTCTATCCAACAACAAAGCAAGGAGGGCGTCATGAATATTCGCAATGATGTGATCATCGAGGATACTACGTTACGCGATGGCGAGCAGGCCCCAGGCGTTTCTTTCGACAGAGAAACTAAGCTGAGAATCTTTGATGCACTGGTGGACGCGGGGGTCAGGTGGATTGAGGGTGGTATAAACGCTATGGGTGGCAGCGAGACTCGTACCCTGCGCGAGATGCTGGAGCGAACCGAGGCGACGGACATCAATCTGGTCGGTTGGAATCGAGGGGTGAAGGAAGATATCAGGAAGACTTTGGATCTGGGGTATAAGTACGTTCATATCGGTCTGCCAACTTCGGATGTCCACCTCAAGGACAGTATCAACAAGTCAAAAAGCTGGCTGATCCAGCAGGCCTGTGACTTGATCGATTATGCAAAGCAGCGGGGCGCCTTCGTCTCGATCAGTGCCGAGGATGTAGGGCGTTCCGATCTTTCCTTCGTTGTTGAATATGCCGGGCATGTTCAGGCGGCCGGGGCTGATAGGCTTCGGTTGTCCGATACCGTTGGCGTGATGACGCCGCAGCAGTACCATCATGTGGTCAAGGTTGTTTCGACGCAGACGTCTATTGACACGCAGTGTCATGCGCACAATGACTTCGGTTATGCAGTCAGCAACACGATTTCTGGGTTGGTTGGCGGGCGCGCGGTACTTCCATGTCACTGTCAATGGTGTCGGCGAGCGAGCAGGTATGCCTGATATTGCCCAAGTGCTGATGTCCTTGAAGGTACAATATGGCGTCGATCTCGGAATCAAGCTTGAAAAACTGCAGCATTTGAGCGCGGTCGTAGCTGAGGCCACCAATTCTCGCATTTACCCTTGGCAGCCTGTGGTGGGTGCCAATGTCTTCGCCCACGAGTCGGGTATTCATGCCAACGGCACGATCAACAACGGTGGTGCATTCGAGCCATTCGCGCCGGAGCTATTGGGGCGTGATAGGCAGATCGTGGTGGGCAAGCATTCTGGGCGGGCCTCATTGAAATATGCGTTGGATTATCTACAAGTCGCTTATGTGGAGGATGAGCTTCCAAGACTGCTGCAGTTAGTGCGCGAGGTATCGATGATCAAGTCGCGCGCTTTGAGCTTTGATGATGTGGCACTGTTGCATTCGACGTTGAATTGAAGGAGTCCCGATGCAAGCCACGTTAACGGTCAGTAGGCAGGCGTTGGCCCTGCTGTTGCAAACCCGCAAGATGACGCTGGAGAACGCCCAGGAGTTTTATCATGACGCAGGCAGCATGGTTCGCATCGGTTTTGGCCAACTCACTCGTCTGGCTAAGATGCTGGATGTTCCCTTGGCACATGCCGTTCATGAGCTTGGCGGAGAGGGTGATGACCTACGGGACAAAGTGAAAATTTGTCGCAAACAGGCGCAGTTCGAGCGCTTGAGGGTTGTGGGTGTGCAAGATCAGCCGGCCTACTTGTATCGGCATGTGATGAAAACGATGGCAGACAAGCATCTGATGGTGCTCCGAACCTCTCCACTCTTCACCAGAGTCGATGATGCCCCGCTAAACGGCGGCCATCAGGTGAAAGAGTTTGTGTACGTCCTTTCAGGTGTGGTTGGCGTCCTGTGGTCCGGCAGAGCGGGGCACCGCCGCACTGATGTACTGTCGACTGGAGACTCGATTTTCATTGATTCTTGGGTCCCGCATTCATTTTATGCGGTACAGGCCGACTCGCAGATCTTGGCGGTCGATTACGCTTGAGGCTGAGTTTAACTTCGATAGTTATGATTCCACTGCTGGTCAACGTCATGACCAGCAAGACCATCTACTCGGTCGGGCGCAGTGCCCGGGTGTTCAAGTTCATCGAGTTCAAGAAGTTGCTGGAGGCCGAGGTGGGGTACACCACCAACGAGCCGGCGCAGCTGTACGTGTTGTCGGCGATCGAGGCGGCGGTGGGGCATTTGCTGGCGCAGGGGATCGAGCGGCGGTTGTGGCAGGTGGCGGGGGATGCGGGGGCAGGGCAGGCTACGGTGGACAAGTATTTGAGCCAGAATCAGCGGCCGTAAAAGAGGCTCATGAAGCCAGCCGCCACCTCAGAATTTGCGCTGAGGTGGCGGCTGGCTTGCTAATAAGTAAGCGCCTGTTTTACTGGCCGCGGATATTTTGGTTCACCCAGTAGGAAAATCCCGCTGATGTGTTTCTCATATCTGCATAATTGTATTCGATTAGCATAGAGTTTGTAATCTTTGTTATGCCTAGGTTTGTGTATCTGCTATATATCAAAGCCTGTCGAAAAATAGCGATTTTCTTCGCGCTCTCGCTACGGTAAGCGTTGAACTCAGCCGTATTCTTCAAGCTTAGATCCACAGCCTCATCTAGTGAGAGAGTCAATGTTGAAGAGATTCGGGGCCTAGAAGCCCTGGGCAGGTTTTGAAAGATCTGCTTCGCCAAGACTCTGTCGCCGTTTCCTGGGTTAATAGGGTACTCCGCCAAGCTTGATTGTGGCGGTGCAGGAGAGGCGGAGGACGTTTTTGGCGAGCCCTGCACAGTGATGGGAGATCTAGAACGGCTACGTTCCTGTGTAAACTCAAAAACGCTGCCCCAGTCAGGCGTAGAAACTGGCGACGGAAGGGGGCGGCGAGTAGTTACAGGACTCAAGGGCGGAGTGTTCAGTCGGGAGGGAGACCTGCCTCGAACATGGCCAGAGGGGTCTATAAAATTTATGGGGTCGTTGTGGCAGTAGACATAAGCGTTAATACCGCCTGCCCCGAATGGACTATAAGCATCTGCTTGGTAGAAACGCATG
This region includes:
- a CDS encoding NAD(P)-dependent oxidoreductase → MGQAICQRLLANQVPVHIHNRTKEKSVDLIRQGAIWATDMVALVREVRLLFICTSGSEAVQDVYYARDLGLLSCLGAGSVVVDIGTLAPEAAKALHAAFVEQGSDYIECPVSGGVEGALAGTLSAIVSGRAEAYELVQPLLKVFCATVSYVTEPGKAQRLKILNNLAESINLAGAIEVISQGLAQGLDLKSMAEVFTSCRGRSAYMDVALGYALSGGATSNVSLTVRCKDLDLAQERLPSGQEYPFSNLAMTTFHKVKQVCGEQGDQCQYFSFYPTTKQGGRHEYSQ
- a CDS encoding RHS repeat-associated core domain-containing protein, translated to MTIDIRYFYQGTQPNVAARFRVVTRFLRAGSLPLAETEHEALQAQATLLTADNNHSVLNRQDGDSKPSSEISYTAYGLDGTLLPLQQSFNGLLKNVVHSLYSLGNGARTYSPARMRFYQADAYSPFGAGGINAYVYCHNDPINFIDPSGHVRGRSPSRLNTPPLSPVTTRRPLPSPVSTPDWGSVFEFTQERSRSRSPITVQGSPKTSSASPAPPQSSLAEYPINPGNGDRVLAKQIFQNLPRASRPRISSTLTLSLDEAVDLSLKNTAEFNAYRSESAKKIAIFRQALIYSRYTNLGITKITNSMLIEYNYADMRNTSAGFSYWVNQNIRGQ
- a CDS encoding cupin domain-containing protein, giving the protein MQATLTVSRQALALLLQTRKMTLENAQEFYHDAGSMVRIGFGQLTRLAKMLDVPLAHAVHELGGEGDDLRDKVKICRKQAQFERLRVVGVQDQPAYLYRHVMKTMADKHLMVLRTSPLFTRVDDAPLNGGHQVKEFVYVLSGVVGVLWSGRAGHRRTDVLSTGDSIFIDSWVPHSFYAVQADSQILAVDYA